A genome region from Nicotiana tabacum cultivar K326 chromosome 13, ASM71507v2, whole genome shotgun sequence includes the following:
- the LOC142168438 gene encoding uncharacterized protein LOC142168438: MGSNTVIGALFQEGTSQIRPPYFNGQYFSHWKVRMETYTMSYDIKVWRVIKKENFLVPSKNDEDGRGIVSTDPLDLDDNIDEQVVVITVNAKAKNLMYNAISGEECEKISSCETAKEMWDKLEVTYEGTNKVKETRINLLVRDYELFQMKDGESVEEMFSRFSKILGDLKSLGRPIKSGEQVRKILRSLPTIW; this comes from the coding sequence ATGGGATCAAACACAGTCATCGGTGCACTATTTCAAGAGGGAACCTCTCAGATACGACCTCCATATTTCAACGGGCAATACTTCTCTCACTGGAAAGTTCGGATGGAAACATACACTATGTCATATGACATCAAAGTATGGCGTGTGAtcaaaaaggaaaattttctaGTTCCATCAAAGAATGATGAGGATGGTCGAGGCATAGTATCAACTGACCCACTTGATTTAGATGACAACATTGATGAACAGGTTGTTGTCATAACCGTGAATGCCAAAGCAAAAAATCTTATGTACAATGCTATCAGTGGAGAAGAGTGTGAAAAAATTTCGAGCTGTGAAACTGCCAAGGAAATGTGGGATAAATTGGAAGTAACATATGAAGGAACTAATAAGGTAAAAGAAACAAGGATCAATCTTCTAGTTCGTGACTATGAACTATTCCAAATGAAAGATGGAGAATCAGTGGAGGAAATGTTCTCCAGGTTCAGCAAAATCCTTGGAGATCTAAAGTCTCTTGGTAGACCAATCAAAAGTGGAGAACAAGTCAGAAAAATCCTTAGAAGTCTACCCACAATTTGGTAG